Proteins encoded within one genomic window of Nordella sp. HKS 07:
- a CDS encoding NUDIX domain-containing protein translates to MTTPQDSPICIAAAIIFNEAGHVLVVRKRGASVFMQPGGKIEPDETPVAALRRELREEIALTIGEDAPVYIGRFMAEAAHEADRVVVADVFEVPLTGAVAAAAEIEEIRWVDPFALDLPLAVLSRAHIMPVARSRKGNLR, encoded by the coding sequence ATGACGACGCCACAAGACAGCCCAATCTGTATCGCGGCCGCGATCATCTTCAACGAGGCGGGGCATGTTCTCGTGGTGCGCAAGCGTGGCGCGTCCGTCTTCATGCAGCCGGGCGGCAAGATCGAGCCCGACGAGACGCCGGTCGCGGCCCTGAGGCGGGAGCTCCGCGAAGAAATCGCTCTCACGATCGGCGAGGATGCGCCGGTCTATATCGGGCGTTTCATGGCCGAGGCGGCGCATGAAGCCGATCGGGTCGTGGTGGCCGATGTCTTCGAGGTGCCGCTCACCGGCGCCGTCGCCGCCGCGGCGGAGATCGAGGAGATCCGCTGGGTCGATCCATTCGCGCTCGACCTGCCGCTCGCCGTTCTGAGCCGCGCGCATATCATGCCGGTCGCCCGCTCGAGGAAGGGGAATTTGAGATGA
- a CDS encoding CocE/NonD family hydrolase, which yields MQTVTTFPRQVKEIENIWIPLSDGTRLAARVWLPEDAEARPVPAILEYLPYRKRDGTIIRDALTHPYFAGHGYAAIRVDMRGNGDSEGLLFDEYTKQEQDDALEVIAWLAGQTWCSGSVGMIGISWGGFNGLQVAARKPPALKAIVTLCSTDDRYQDDIHYKGGCVINEHMAWAATMFAYSSRPPDPVLVGDAWKKMWMERLENLPMLIVPWLSHPHRDSYWKHASVCEDFGAIEAACLIVGGWNDAYSNAIPRLMTGLRSSCKAIIGPWIHKYPHFSMVGPRIGFLQEALRWWDFWLKGEPTGVMRDPAYRIYVMDAIEPGNGGPDEWPGRWISEEVWNAGNTEIKQWYLNEDGIGGAGQAETPLTVSSPQDIGLDAGDYCIMFNGSGFPGNQTRDDAGSLTFDSPALVSDMDIVGRPAVELDFSVDRPVAFVAIRLNDVWPSGEVTRITYQLQNLCQRVSRDYPSALEPGRRYKMKIALDDIAWRIPKGHKLRVSISTTYWPLMWPAPEPVRLTLYAGSSRVHVPIRRQIANEAGPSFKPAEGAEPAKLKELARPSASRNVRMDEATGETVIEEKDDNGRFEIEPHGLVIRSVIEKTYRIKQDDPLSARMETHWTEEVGRGDWRTRVETYTRHESTKTHWIIWGRIEAFEDNEQVFSREWNEQVERKLN from the coding sequence ATTCCCCTGTCCGACGGCACGCGGCTCGCCGCCAGGGTCTGGCTGCCGGAGGATGCCGAGGCAAGGCCGGTGCCGGCGATCCTCGAATATCTGCCCTATCGCAAGCGCGACGGCACGATTATCCGCGACGCGCTGACCCATCCCTATTTCGCCGGCCATGGCTATGCGGCGATCCGCGTCGACATGCGCGGCAATGGCGATTCCGAGGGACTGCTGTTCGACGAATATACGAAGCAGGAACAGGATGACGCGCTGGAAGTGATCGCCTGGCTCGCAGGCCAAACATGGTGCTCGGGTTCCGTCGGCATGATCGGCATATCGTGGGGCGGCTTCAACGGGCTCCAGGTGGCGGCGCGCAAGCCCCCTGCCCTCAAGGCCATCGTCACCTTGTGCTCGACGGATGACCGCTATCAGGACGACATCCACTACAAGGGCGGCTGCGTCATCAACGAGCATATGGCCTGGGCCGCCACCATGTTCGCCTATTCGTCCCGCCCGCCCGATCCGGTCCTCGTCGGCGATGCGTGGAAGAAGATGTGGATGGAGCGGCTCGAGAACCTGCCGATGCTGATCGTGCCTTGGCTCTCGCACCCGCATCGCGACTCCTACTGGAAGCATGCGAGCGTCTGTGAGGATTTCGGCGCCATCGAAGCCGCCTGCCTGATTGTCGGCGGCTGGAACGATGCCTATTCCAACGCCATACCGCGGCTGATGACCGGCCTGCGCTCGAGCTGCAAGGCGATCATCGGTCCGTGGATCCACAAATATCCGCATTTTTCGATGGTGGGTCCGCGCATCGGCTTCCTGCAGGAGGCGCTGCGCTGGTGGGATTTCTGGCTCAAGGGCGAGCCGACCGGCGTGATGCGCGATCCCGCCTACCGCATCTATGTGATGGACGCGATCGAGCCCGGCAATGGCGGGCCCGACGAGTGGCCGGGCCGCTGGATCAGCGAAGAGGTGTGGAATGCCGGCAATACCGAGATCAAGCAGTGGTATCTCAATGAGGACGGCATAGGTGGTGCCGGCCAGGCGGAGACGCCGCTCACCGTTTCGTCGCCCCAGGATATCGGCCTCGATGCCGGCGACTACTGCATCATGTTCAACGGTTCGGGCTTTCCGGGCAACCAGACGCGCGACGATGCCGGATCGCTGACCTTCGATTCCCCGGCTCTCGTCTCCGACATGGACATTGTCGGCCGGCCTGCCGTGGAGCTCGACTTCTCGGTCGACAGGCCGGTCGCCTTCGTGGCGATCCGGCTCAACGATGTGTGGCCCTCGGGCGAGGTCACGCGCATCACCTATCAATTGCAGAATCTCTGCCAGCGGGTGAGCCGCGACTACCCGTCGGCGCTCGAGCCCGGCAGGCGCTACAAGATGAAGATCGCGCTCGACGACATCGCCTGGCGCATCCCCAAGGGCCATAAATTGCGGGTCTCGATCTCGACCACCTACTGGCCCCTGATGTGGCCGGCGCCCGAGCCGGTGCGGCTGACACTCTATGCCGGCTCATCGCGTGTCCATGTGCCGATCAGGCGGCAGATCGCCAATGAGGCGGGCCCGAGCTTCAAGCCGGCGGAAGGTGCCGAGCCCGCGAAACTGAAGGAACTCGCGCGGCCGAGCGCCAGCCGCAATGTGCGCATGGACGAAGCTACGGGCGAGACGGTCATCGAGGAGAAGGACGACAACGGCCGCTTCGAAATCGAGCCGCATGGCCTGGTGATCCGCTCCGTGATCGAGAAGACCTATCGCATCAAGCAGGACGATCCTTTGTCGGCCCGCATGGAGACGCATTGGACCGAGGAAGTGGGACGCGGCGACTGGCGGACGCGGGTCGAGACGTATACGCGCCATGAGTCGACGAAGACGCATTGGATCATCTGGGGCCGCATCGAGGCGTTCGAGGACAACGAGCAGGTGTTCAGCCGCGAATGGAACGAACAGGTCGAACGCAAACTGAATTGA